From Ficedula albicollis isolate OC2 chromosome 5, FicAlb1.5, whole genome shotgun sequence, one genomic window encodes:
- the ACP2 gene encoding lysosomal acid phosphatase translates to MRQQWELGQALRRRYRDFLSDTYRRQEIFIRSTDCDRTLMSAEANLAGLYPPGGQEMFNPNISWQPIPVHTVPESDERLLKFPLTPCPRYEQLQTETRHSAEYINKTKENWQFLQMVAKETGIRDISLESVWSVYDTLFCEQVHKMDLPGWVTPDVMTQLRELKDFGFEFLFGIHSRVEKARLQGGVLLDHIRKNLTKAANVSAHQNLKLLAYSAHDTTLVALQMALDVFNKIQAPYASCHLFELYQEDDGNFSVEMFYRNESGKEPFPLTIPGCQHKCPLQRFLELTEPVIPQDWEQECKVSSSIHDTGSQEETLQRKELAHSNGKTVE, encoded by the exons ATGcggcagcagtgggagctgggccaggccctGCGGCGGCGCTACCGCGACTTCCTCAGCGACACGTACCGGCGGCAGGAG ATCTTCATCCGCAGCACGGACTGTGATCGGACCCTGATGAGTGCAGAGGCCAATCTGGCAGGCCTGTATCCCCCAGGAGGACAAGAGATGTTCAACCCTAACATCTCCTGGCAGCCTATCCCTGTGCACACAGTGCCTGAGTCTGATGAAAGG CTACTGAAGTTCCCTTTGACACCTTGTCCACGGTATGAACAGCTACAGACTGAAACACGGCACTCAGCAGAATACATAAATAAGACCAAAGAGAATTGG CAATTCCTGCAGATGGTGGCAAAGGAGACTGGGATCCGGGATATCTCTCTCGAGAGTGTATGGAGTGTGTATGACACGCTGTTCTGTGAA CAAGTACACAAAATGGATTTGCCTGGATGGGTGACTCCAGATGTCATGACTCAGTTGAGGGAACTGAAAGACTTTGGTTTTGAATTTCTATTTGGGATCCACAGTCGGGTAGAAAAAGCTCGTCTGCAAGGCG GGGTCCTGCTGGATCACATAAGGAAAAATCTAACCAAAGCAGCAAATGTTTCTGCCCATCAGAACCTAAAACTACTTGCCTATTCAGCG CATGACACCACACTTGTGGCACTGCAGATGGCTCTAGATGTCTTCAACAAGATCCAAGCACCATACGCCTCATGTCATTTATTTGAACTGTACCAAGAGGATGATGG TAACTTCTCCGTGGAGATGTTTTACCGAAATGAGAGTGGGAAGGAGCCCTTCCCACTGACAATCCCTGGCTGTCAGCATAAATGCCCATTGCAAAGATTCTTGGAACTCACAGAGCCTGTTATTCCCCAGGACTGGGAGCAAGAATGCAAGGTGTCAAGCAGTATTCACGACACAG